Proteins encoded by one window of Thalassoroseus pseudoceratinae:
- a CDS encoding NTP transferase domain-containing protein yields the protein MSALVAVVLAAGKSTRMKSSVPKVLHPIFGRPMIEYVLDAARGAGVDRIVVVVGHKANEVQSSLSHHSDVEFALQSDQKGTGHAVMMCREHLDDHDGSVLVLAGDTPLLKSSSLEGLLRVQADERAACVIGTADTEANFGLGRIVRDDSGNFLRIVEQKDASPEEQQITEINTGCFAFDCRKLLQSLTKLSTDNEQGEYYLTDCPAIMKADGDPVVASMQFDIAEAIGVNTRSQLATVRQAIHTASLESRMRDGVTILDPTQVSIDPRARIESDTTIHPFVVIDGPVGIGENCEIGPHSVLRGSVQIPAETSLAAYSHLQVEPSDEV from the coding sequence ATGTCTGCTCTCGTCGCCGTTGTGCTGGCTGCTGGAAAAAGTACGCGGATGAAGTCCAGCGTGCCGAAAGTTCTGCATCCGATTTTCGGTCGTCCAATGATCGAATACGTTTTGGATGCCGCTCGCGGCGCTGGTGTGGACCGAATTGTGGTCGTCGTCGGTCACAAGGCGAATGAGGTTCAATCCAGCCTGTCGCACCACTCCGATGTGGAATTCGCCTTGCAATCCGATCAAAAAGGGACCGGGCATGCAGTGATGATGTGTCGTGAGCATCTCGACGACCATGATGGTTCGGTCTTGGTGCTCGCCGGTGATACGCCGCTGCTGAAAAGTTCTTCGTTGGAAGGCTTGCTGCGTGTGCAAGCTGACGAGCGTGCTGCCTGTGTGATTGGGACAGCGGATACGGAAGCGAATTTCGGACTAGGACGAATTGTTCGCGACGATAGCGGCAACTTCCTGCGAATTGTCGAGCAAAAAGACGCCTCGCCCGAAGAGCAACAGATTACGGAAATCAACACCGGGTGCTTCGCGTTCGATTGCCGAAAACTTCTGCAATCATTGACGAAACTCAGCACCGACAATGAACAGGGTGAGTACTATCTCACCGACTGCCCTGCAATCATGAAGGCCGACGGCGACCCCGTAGTGGCCAGCATGCAGTTCGACATCGCGGAAGCAATTGGCGTCAACACGCGATCGCAGTTAGCGACTGTTCGCCAGGCGATTCATACGGCGTCGTTGGAATCTCGGATGCGAGATGGTGTGACCATCCTCGATCCCACGCAAGTCTCCATCGATCCGCGGGCCCGTATCGAGAGCGACACCACCATTCATCCATTTGTGGTCATCGACGGCCCTGTCGGAATTGGCGAGAACTGCGAAATCGGACCGCATAGCGTCCTTCGCGGGTCAGTTCAAATCCCAGCGGAAACCAGCCTTGCCGCGTATTCGCACCTTCAGGTTGAGCCATCCGACGAGGTGTGA
- a CDS encoding sulfatase-like hydrolase/transferase, with product MPSTVLVISFDRLPAHALGCYGGVGAQTPQLDRLAAEGVVFDSHYLEDVGTESPRHAWWSGRYEHASPDEPSSPNLFELLIEHDVDVQLITHSHVTTDEDQNPAEDENVAKEVPDLDRRVFDRGLEQLRKWLGTPADRSRLLWLHTPGYADFQKVETWPSVPSAGGFDVELYDTLIQAARDGANVSQEQQELWRQIQRDRVTEIDRQIGLLCDEIRNADHSPVVVVTVARGDVPILSSLVPDCPATLSISHVRVPQIVWGTQKKAAMRRKELTQTVDIAPTLLKMLTDVEPPDHWVGQDLGQLLNTPMANVSDWNCDSIKLGANRKFCFGVRTADYYLAVEGEDDAFVEDIAMLFQLPEDAHGVHNLARQEPSVVEELIEKYREFRTSCEKVGEDLGKESSQT from the coding sequence ATGCCTTCGACTGTCCTGGTCATCTCGTTTGATCGACTGCCAGCTCACGCGTTGGGCTGTTATGGCGGTGTCGGTGCACAGACTCCCCAGCTGGATCGTTTAGCCGCCGAAGGCGTGGTTTTCGATTCCCATTACTTGGAAGACGTCGGAACGGAATCTCCTCGTCATGCATGGTGGAGCGGGCGATACGAACATGCATCGCCGGATGAACCGTCGTCACCGAATCTGTTTGAGCTATTGATCGAGCACGATGTTGACGTGCAATTGATCACGCATTCACACGTCACGACCGATGAGGACCAAAATCCTGCCGAAGACGAGAATGTCGCAAAAGAAGTCCCTGATCTCGACCGACGCGTTTTCGATCGAGGGCTTGAGCAACTCCGAAAGTGGTTGGGGACACCCGCAGATCGGTCGCGTTTATTGTGGCTGCACACGCCGGGCTATGCGGATTTTCAAAAGGTCGAGACTTGGCCTTCGGTTCCTTCGGCGGGCGGTTTTGATGTCGAACTTTATGACACGTTGATCCAGGCGGCTCGGGACGGTGCGAACGTGTCCCAAGAACAGCAGGAACTTTGGCGGCAAATCCAGCGGGATCGAGTTACAGAGATCGATCGCCAGATCGGATTGCTGTGCGACGAAATCCGCAACGCTGACCATTCCCCTGTGGTTGTCGTCACCGTCGCACGCGGCGACGTGCCAATCCTTTCGTCACTTGTGCCCGATTGTCCGGCAACATTATCAATCTCGCATGTTCGAGTCCCTCAAATTGTTTGGGGAACACAAAAAAAAGCCGCAATGCGTCGCAAAGAACTCACGCAAACGGTTGATATCGCGCCAACCTTGCTAAAAATGTTGACAGATGTGGAACCTCCCGACCATTGGGTCGGACAGGATCTCGGTCAGCTCCTCAATACACCAATGGCGAATGTCTCTGATTGGAATTGCGATTCCATCAAGTTGGGGGCGAATCGGAAATTCTGTTTCGGCGTCAGAACAGCGGATTATTACTTGGCCGTCGAGGGAGAGGACGATGCGTTTGTCGAGGACATTGCCATGCTCTTCCAGCTCCCGGAAGATGCCCATGGTGTTCACAATCTTGCGAGACAGGAGCCAAGTGTAGTGGAGGAGCTCATCGAGAAATATCGCGAATTTCGGACGAGTTGCGAAAAAGTTGGTGAGGATTTGGGGAAGGAATCGTCACAAACTTAG
- a CDS encoding AAA family ATPase, translating into MTDSNAGPTGSLPQDIDKSIERITKAYDAIRAQMSRVIVGQETVVEQLLIALFSRGHCLLEGVPGLAKTLMISTLARSLSMTFARIQFTPDLMPADITGTDVLQENRETGQREFRFISGPLFHNVVLADEINRTPPKTQAALLEAMQERQVTVGQARHVLSDPFFVLATMNPIEQEGTYALPEAQQDRFMFKVLVDYPTFEEEKQIAKQTTAVQADDIEVVLDGEEVLQLQKIVRQVPVTDHVVEYALALVRQTRVGRPGTPDFVEEWLSWGAGPRAVQNLLLGAKTRALLTGRGHVSTSDVAALAKPVLRHRIVANFAAESEGITPDRVIDRLIEETPSKEGGLTSDSRFQKIFAS; encoded by the coding sequence ATGACAGACTCAAATGCCGGACCAACGGGTTCGCTGCCTCAAGATATCGACAAGTCGATTGAACGAATCACGAAAGCCTACGACGCGATCCGTGCGCAAATGTCGCGGGTGATCGTCGGTCAGGAGACCGTCGTCGAGCAGTTGTTGATTGCGTTGTTCAGTCGGGGGCACTGCTTACTGGAAGGTGTGCCTGGTCTGGCAAAAACGCTGATGATCAGCACGTTGGCTCGGTCGTTGTCAATGACTTTCGCCCGTATCCAGTTTACGCCGGACCTGATGCCGGCGGACATCACCGGAACGGACGTGCTGCAAGAGAACCGCGAAACCGGCCAACGCGAGTTCCGATTCATCTCCGGCCCGTTGTTTCACAATGTGGTGCTCGCGGACGAAATCAACCGAACTCCGCCGAAAACGCAGGCCGCTTTGTTGGAGGCGATGCAGGAACGGCAGGTCACAGTGGGGCAGGCGCGGCATGTGCTGTCCGATCCGTTCTTCGTTTTGGCAACCATGAACCCAATCGAGCAAGAAGGGACTTACGCACTGCCAGAAGCCCAGCAAGACCGATTCATGTTCAAGGTGCTGGTTGACTATCCCACCTTTGAAGAAGAAAAGCAGATCGCCAAGCAAACGACTGCGGTTCAGGCTGATGACATCGAAGTCGTCCTCGACGGTGAAGAAGTCCTGCAACTGCAAAAGATTGTGCGACAAGTCCCGGTAACCGACCACGTCGTCGAATACGCACTGGCGTTGGTTCGGCAAACACGTGTAGGGCGGCCGGGAACTCCGGATTTTGTCGAAGAGTGGCTCAGTTGGGGAGCCGGTCCACGAGCCGTCCAGAATTTGCTGCTCGGTGCGAAAACCCGGGCATTGCTGACCGGTCGTGGGCATGTGTCGACTTCGGATGTCGCCGCATTAGCCAAGCCGGTTCTTCGACATCGGATTGTGGCGAACTTCGCTGCCGAAAGCGAAGGGATCACCCCAGACCGCGTTATCGATCGGTTGATCGAGGAAACACCCTCCAAAGAAGGCGGATTGACCAGTGACAGCCGATTCCAGAAGATTTTTGCTTCCTGA
- a CDS encoding DUF58 domain-containing protein, which yields MTADSRRFLLPEALARVSRLEVRARHIVEGFLSGIHRSPYFGQSVEFVQHREYVAGDDIRRIDWKVWSKTDKYYLKLFEEDTNLRTTLLVDLSESMQFGTGAMNKFEYGCTIAAALAYLLLKQQDAVSLVTFDEGIRNVVPARSRQNHLHALLASLNAENPSKKTDMYSVLRYVAEEKTQKGLVVLISDMFADREGLFKGLKLLRHRGHDVLLFHVMDDQEIDFEYAGTTKFEGMEDAGELVCDPRSLREAYQKALQKFLDELRQHCARTLVDYQVIRTSEHLDAVLAHYLNHRIGMRQTVRN from the coding sequence GTGACAGCCGATTCCAGAAGATTTTTGCTTCCTGAGGCGCTTGCCCGAGTTTCGCGGCTTGAAGTTCGTGCCCGACACATCGTGGAAGGGTTTCTTTCCGGTATTCATCGCAGCCCGTACTTTGGTCAGTCTGTCGAGTTCGTCCAACACCGTGAATACGTCGCGGGGGACGACATTCGACGGATCGACTGGAAAGTTTGGTCGAAGACAGACAAGTACTACCTCAAACTATTCGAGGAAGATACGAATCTGCGAACCACACTGCTGGTCGATTTGAGTGAATCGATGCAGTTTGGTACGGGGGCGATGAACAAGTTCGAATATGGCTGCACGATCGCCGCCGCGTTAGCGTATCTACTGCTCAAGCAGCAAGATGCCGTCAGCTTGGTTACGTTCGATGAAGGCATCCGAAACGTTGTGCCAGCGCGGAGTCGGCAGAATCATTTACACGCCTTGCTTGCCTCCCTCAACGCCGAAAACCCATCGAAGAAAACGGACATGTATTCCGTTCTGCGATATGTGGCGGAGGAGAAAACGCAAAAAGGCTTGGTCGTGCTGATCTCCGATATGTTCGCGGATCGGGAAGGGTTGTTCAAAGGTTTGAAATTGCTGAGGCATCGTGGACACGATGTGCTGCTGTTTCACGTCATGGACGATCAAGAAATCGACTTCGAATATGCCGGCACGACAAAGTTTGAAGGCATGGAAGACGCGGGCGAACTCGTTTGTGATCCACGATCGTTGCGAGAAGCCTACCAGAAAGCGTTGCAGAAATTCCTCGATGAACTTCGTCAGCATTGTGCACGGACACTGGTCGATTACCAAGTCATTCGGACCAGCGAACATCTGGATGCGGTGCTGGCTCACTATTTGAATCATCGAATTGGGATGCGGCAAACCGTACGGAACTGA
- a CDS encoding BatA domain-containing protein has product MTSLAQFFLNPTIAAIGGVLVLAPIIIHLINRVRYRRVKFAAMEFLLEAQQRNRRRLLMEQLLLLLLRILIVLALAALLGRLVLDARLSVFSGNGKAHHLVLLDDSASMQTRVGNTTAFEDAKKVIRQLVEEGSRRPGTQQFSMILLSELDALYIAQQDVDENLLSDLEDKLDSLECSFQRLDIEEGIEIAGQKLKSDRAIIKHLHVLSDFRSNDWQGDPSLGKAVQSLSDDGVTVNLIRASGESSPNLGIVQLDADVQAAAVGVPVRFSIGVQNYGNQVAEDVRLSLSVDGEKLPLAVAFDKIEAGETITQVKDITFQEGGLHRIRVDIASDSLSVDNDRFLTINVPLQNNVLIVSNDINGEAEDVLRFALAPDPALTGISPRVESVDFLRTNPLSSFRSIYILDHDKEPPENGTPITLPPDAIEQLEAYVRDGGGLVWAKGMNADADIFNAIVGKWEKNNEGKWERDGESLFPVPLADSRSVLTHDDPTSTSPDLLLEPHAISENIADSESQMLNDVRVDQYIPVAEDWEPSDDVRLDGVTTIGRLKNGAPVLFEHQFGRGRVVTLLTSAGPPWTNLAERLAFLPLIQQIQKFVAKPDEILRQREIGTPIRLDFPALDYDQKIDFLLPGSGEGRAVEYDMKRVSPEPTEEEAEESSDEPDPNADRFVAEYLATNTPGIYGYRARPRLPNLPKDGAFAYNVSRQEGHTSIASTEELRKTIGETDNVFVREYGETDYISQGVDPGREMRNYLLYLLIGLLIIEQTLAYRFSYHPETGAKR; this is encoded by the coding sequence ATGACGTCTCTCGCTCAATTCTTCTTGAACCCGACCATCGCCGCAATCGGCGGAGTGTTGGTTCTTGCGCCGATCATCATCCATTTGATCAATCGGGTCCGCTATCGCCGGGTGAAGTTCGCCGCGATGGAGTTCCTTCTCGAAGCGCAACAGCGAAACCGTCGGCGACTGCTGATGGAGCAACTGTTGCTGCTGCTGTTACGGATTCTGATTGTTCTGGCGTTGGCCGCATTGTTGGGGCGATTGGTGCTCGATGCCCGTCTCTCCGTGTTCAGCGGGAATGGCAAAGCTCATCATTTGGTCCTGCTGGACGATAGCGCTTCGATGCAAACCCGTGTCGGTAACACGACGGCGTTCGAAGACGCGAAGAAGGTGATTCGGCAACTTGTCGAGGAAGGTTCTCGCCGACCGGGAACGCAACAATTCTCGATGATTTTGCTCTCCGAACTCGATGCTCTTTACATCGCACAGCAAGACGTCGACGAAAATTTGCTTAGCGACTTAGAAGACAAATTGGACTCGCTGGAATGCAGTTTCCAAAGGCTGGATATCGAAGAGGGAATTGAAATCGCTGGTCAAAAATTGAAAAGCGACCGGGCGATTATCAAGCATCTACACGTGCTATCAGACTTCCGCTCGAACGATTGGCAAGGTGATCCGTCACTCGGCAAGGCAGTTCAGAGTTTGAGCGATGACGGCGTGACTGTGAATCTTATCCGCGCGAGTGGCGAATCGTCGCCAAACCTGGGGATCGTGCAACTCGATGCCGACGTCCAGGCGGCCGCGGTCGGTGTTCCCGTTCGGTTTTCGATCGGTGTGCAGAACTACGGGAACCAAGTGGCGGAAGATGTTCGTCTCTCATTGAGTGTCGACGGCGAGAAACTGCCACTGGCGGTCGCTTTCGACAAAATCGAAGCCGGTGAAACCATCACGCAGGTTAAGGACATCACTTTTCAAGAGGGCGGGTTACACCGGATTCGGGTTGATATTGCCAGTGATTCCCTGTCCGTCGATAACGACCGTTTTCTAACGATCAATGTTCCGCTCCAGAACAATGTTCTGATTGTCAGTAATGATATCAATGGCGAAGCGGAGGATGTGCTACGATTCGCGTTGGCTCCCGATCCCGCACTGACAGGGATTTCGCCGCGTGTGGAGTCGGTCGATTTCCTGCGAACAAACCCGCTGTCGTCGTTCCGCTCAATTTACATTCTCGATCACGACAAAGAGCCACCCGAGAACGGAACCCCAATCACGTTGCCTCCCGATGCGATCGAGCAACTTGAGGCCTACGTGCGTGACGGTGGCGGACTGGTCTGGGCCAAGGGAATGAACGCCGACGCGGACATCTTTAACGCCATCGTTGGAAAGTGGGAGAAAAACAACGAAGGAAAATGGGAACGCGATGGTGAATCGTTGTTTCCGGTTCCGTTGGCAGATTCTCGATCTGTACTCACACACGATGATCCGACCTCGACTTCGCCTGACTTATTACTGGAGCCGCACGCGATCAGCGAGAATATCGCGGACAGCGAAAGTCAAATGCTGAACGATGTGCGGGTCGACCAGTACATTCCCGTGGCGGAAGACTGGGAACCGTCGGATGATGTCCGCCTCGATGGAGTGACGACCATTGGACGGCTCAAGAATGGTGCTCCCGTCCTGTTTGAGCATCAGTTTGGTCGCGGCCGTGTCGTGACGCTGCTCACTTCCGCCGGTCCACCCTGGACAAACTTAGCCGAGCGGTTGGCGTTTCTTCCGTTGATACAGCAGATTCAAAAATTCGTCGCGAAACCGGACGAAATCCTTCGACAACGAGAGATCGGAACGCCAATTCGGCTGGATTTTCCAGCGCTCGACTATGACCAGAAGATCGACTTTCTGCTGCCGGGAAGTGGTGAAGGACGTGCCGTCGAATACGACATGAAACGCGTCTCGCCGGAACCAACCGAGGAGGAAGCGGAAGAGTCGAGCGATGAGCCAGACCCGAATGCCGATCGGTTTGTAGCGGAGTATCTAGCGACCAACACACCCGGTATCTACGGTTATCGGGCCCGGCCGCGACTGCCGAACCTGCCGAAAGACGGTGCGTTCGCCTACAACGTCTCTCGTCAGGAAGGCCATACTTCCATTGCGAGCACGGAAGAACTTCGAAAGACGATTGGTGAAACCGATAACGTCTTCGTTCGGGAATATGGCGAGACGGACTACATCAGCCAGGGCGTCGACCCCGGGCGTGAAATGCGAAATTATCTGCTGTACCTTTTGATTGGCCTGCTCATTATCGAACAGACGTTGGCCTATCGCTTCAGTTATCACCCGGAGACAGGGGCCAAACGCTGA
- a CDS encoding VWA domain-containing protein, whose product MSQFWIASIFAATTDERVSVTTEKLQYDLPKTFEHGLLLVCVAGLLIAYVVWMYLRDTKRLSPVWTVWLLLLRVGVLVGIAVIYLNPHNSRQTFAHKPSQVAILLDRSLSMRFPAENLDDSSPPARQRQTRTEAVVDLLANTPLLDRLSQTHQVQFYVFSRQLQEGPKKLALQPSAEEVEPDGTDPKIDRPEIYRENRSDTAEVQEARVDFWKNVVTPTETDQDTRLGESLVEVLQEFRSKTASGIIVVSDGASNAGIGYSSAIEAARGQDGVKIFTIGVGSTDPQRNVTISSMESPTLVHTKDAFEISAYVQGQNFEGETVEVILKAQRMVGDQELPPEERSRQTITLGEDGVPTKVVFDEKWDDPQTVRYVVEAQPTQVVAELKDDDNQKDATVNISEKRTRVLLVAGGPMRDYRFLSGMLMRHQGIKVDAYLQSIDPGTIDSVSQDVDELLPGFPTTMQELNGDPTREDDETGYDVIVFFDPDWKELVATRPDTVELLQRWVSEFSGGIIFVAGDVFTPDLATAGDNLEPIQALYPVFLSPSLFLDLELNNSSTQAWPLLLEPAGATAGFLQVADSPQESIELWTTDFPGFYRCYPTAGAKAGATVYSLFGDSRMMDENGRPILLASQIYGTGRTMYLGSAETWRLREMSVDYHERLWTKMIREVGQGRRSRGSSPVTLLPEKREVMLGETVVVRAILLDNRSGDLVPSTAESVTLRLIAPNGEEVFPEPVLYPSGVQPGEFVGDFRATTPGRYTLKLPVPGTESQFREETVEVVFPGLEDINPEQNVRLLTEVARQTGGEYFSISEAAEKLPPQLTDQSRTVPRHQRIETLWDRQWVLYLLVGLLSMEWLTRKLLRLA is encoded by the coding sequence ATGAGTCAATTTTGGATCGCATCAATCTTCGCGGCTACCACGGACGAACGCGTCTCTGTGACCACGGAGAAACTGCAATACGACCTTCCGAAAACCTTCGAGCATGGTTTGCTGTTGGTTTGCGTCGCCGGATTGCTTATCGCCTACGTGGTTTGGATGTATCTCCGTGATACCAAGCGACTGTCGCCGGTCTGGACCGTATGGCTCCTGCTTTTACGTGTTGGAGTTTTAGTTGGCATTGCGGTGATCTATCTCAATCCGCACAACAGTCGACAAACCTTCGCTCACAAGCCGTCGCAGGTCGCAATTCTGTTGGACCGTTCGCTTTCGATGCGTTTTCCTGCGGAGAACCTGGACGACTCCTCACCACCCGCACGGCAACGCCAAACGCGAACGGAAGCCGTTGTTGATCTGCTGGCGAACACCCCGTTATTGGATCGACTGTCCCAAACACATCAGGTTCAGTTTTACGTATTCAGCCGACAACTTCAGGAAGGCCCGAAGAAACTCGCTTTGCAGCCGAGTGCGGAGGAAGTTGAACCAGACGGGACGGACCCAAAGATTGATCGACCGGAAATCTACCGCGAGAATCGATCTGACACCGCGGAGGTCCAAGAGGCACGCGTGGACTTCTGGAAGAATGTCGTCACGCCAACAGAAACTGATCAAGATACCCGACTCGGTGAATCGCTGGTTGAGGTGCTTCAAGAATTTCGTAGCAAAACCGCGTCGGGCATTATCGTTGTCTCTGATGGAGCGTCCAATGCTGGCATCGGTTATAGTAGTGCGATCGAAGCGGCTCGTGGACAAGATGGCGTGAAAATCTTCACGATCGGTGTCGGCAGCACGGATCCGCAACGCAACGTGACCATCTCCAGCATGGAGTCGCCCACACTCGTTCACACCAAGGACGCGTTCGAGATCTCGGCGTACGTACAAGGCCAAAACTTCGAAGGCGAGACGGTCGAAGTGATCCTGAAAGCCCAGCGAATGGTCGGTGATCAGGAACTTCCGCCGGAAGAACGAAGTCGGCAGACAATCACCTTGGGTGAGGATGGGGTACCGACCAAGGTTGTGTTCGACGAAAAATGGGACGATCCGCAAACCGTCCGATACGTGGTCGAAGCACAGCCGACCCAGGTCGTCGCTGAGTTGAAGGACGACGACAACCAGAAAGATGCAACCGTCAATATCAGTGAAAAGCGGACGCGAGTGCTGCTCGTTGCTGGTGGGCCGATGCGAGACTATCGGTTCCTTTCGGGGATGTTGATGCGGCATCAGGGCATCAAAGTCGATGCGTATCTTCAATCCATCGATCCAGGCACGATTGACAGTGTCAGCCAAGATGTCGATGAATTGCTCCCAGGCTTCCCCACCACTATGCAGGAGCTGAACGGTGACCCGACGCGGGAAGATGACGAAACGGGTTACGATGTCATCGTGTTCTTCGATCCAGATTGGAAAGAGCTGGTTGCGACGAGACCGGATACCGTCGAACTGCTTCAGCGGTGGGTCAGCGAATTTTCCGGCGGGATCATTTTCGTCGCGGGCGATGTCTTTACGCCGGATCTCGCGACAGCGGGCGACAATCTCGAACCAATTCAAGCGTTGTACCCGGTGTTCTTGAGTCCCAGTTTGTTTCTCGACTTGGAATTGAACAACTCGTCTACACAAGCGTGGCCGCTTCTGCTTGAGCCGGCTGGAGCGACTGCGGGCTTTTTGCAAGTCGCAGATTCACCGCAAGAATCGATCGAACTTTGGACCACCGATTTCCCAGGGTTCTACCGCTGTTATCCGACAGCCGGTGCCAAGGCGGGAGCCACTGTTTATTCCCTGTTTGGCGATTCTCGCATGATGGACGAGAACGGCCGACCGATTTTGCTGGCATCGCAAATCTACGGAACCGGACGCACTATGTATCTGGGAAGTGCGGAAACGTGGCGGCTACGGGAGATGTCAGTCGACTATCACGAACGACTATGGACGAAGATGATTCGCGAAGTCGGGCAAGGGCGGCGAAGTCGTGGAAGTTCGCCAGTCACGTTGCTGCCGGAAAAACGCGAAGTGATGCTCGGCGAGACGGTCGTCGTTCGGGCGATCTTATTGGATAACCGCAGCGGCGATTTGGTGCCATCAACTGCTGAGTCGGTCACATTGCGACTGATCGCTCCCAACGGGGAAGAAGTCTTTCCCGAACCGGTGTTGTATCCAAGCGGGGTCCAGCCAGGCGAGTTCGTCGGTGATTTTCGGGCCACCACGCCGGGACGATACACGTTGAAACTGCCAGTGCCAGGAACGGAAAGTCAATTCCGTGAGGAAACGGTTGAGGTCGTTTTCCCGGGGCTGGAGGACATCAATCCGGAGCAAAACGTTCGGCTGCTCACCGAAGTTGCTCGGCAAACCGGCGGCGAATACTTTTCGATCTCGGAAGCGGCTGAAAAGTTGCCTCCGCAATTAACCGATCAATCCCGAACGGTGCCACGTCATCAACGCATTGAGACGCTCTGGGACCGGCAGTGGGTGCTTTATTTGTTGGTGGGTTTGTTGTCGATGGAATGGTTGACTCGGAAACTGCTCCGGTTGGCTTAA
- a CDS encoding NPCBM/NEW2 domain-containing protein has protein sequence MIPLIAATILSLGVSAAPVEVTLLSGESFEGVLQSLDESNIVIDVSGQEKTVKLKGVMTVRPKTDMPESVSMPEELAIRLTDGSSFSASNFLTTGQQATVETSSLGTLELKLPSVSTVRFGALDSKVGPAWQDLRTRDPDRDLLIIRKGDKLDFVQGVVSEVNDDKVKFLLGSREVPLPRERVFGIVYANRDVPKTAAVCDVILTSDAKFQVQSLVSNDGKLNGKLLGGSEFSISMESIKTLDFSLGKIRYLSDMEPRKTEHTPFWDLEYKVLRNRNFQGDPLKLGDQVYERGLWIHSQTRLTYRIGGDFTRFKAVMGIDEAVASNGLGNVEVIISGDGKELLKQVVTGTDDPVAVDLDVSDVINLEIFVGFNEKAGNFDLSDHLDLAEARVIK, from the coding sequence ATGATTCCACTCATTGCCGCAACGATTCTCTCACTCGGTGTGTCAGCGGCACCGGTCGAAGTCACGCTGTTGAGTGGGGAATCATTTGAAGGCGTGCTGCAATCCCTAGATGAGTCGAACATTGTGATCGACGTGTCCGGGCAGGAGAAGACCGTCAAACTGAAAGGCGTGATGACGGTCCGTCCGAAAACGGACATGCCAGAATCGGTCTCCATGCCGGAGGAGTTGGCGATTCGACTAACGGACGGGAGTTCATTTTCGGCGTCGAATTTCCTTACCACAGGACAACAGGCGACGGTCGAGACATCGAGTCTCGGGACACTCGAGTTGAAATTGCCCTCGGTGAGTACCGTTCGTTTCGGAGCATTGGACTCCAAAGTTGGCCCGGCGTGGCAGGACTTGCGAACACGTGATCCCGATCGGGATCTACTCATCATCCGCAAAGGAGACAAACTGGACTTTGTCCAAGGTGTTGTCAGCGAAGTCAACGACGACAAAGTGAAGTTTCTTCTTGGGAGTCGCGAGGTTCCGCTACCGCGAGAACGGGTTTTCGGCATCGTGTACGCCAACCGTGATGTCCCAAAAACCGCTGCTGTTTGCGATGTCATCCTGACCAGCGATGCCAAATTCCAAGTCCAATCGTTGGTCTCGAACGACGGAAAACTGAACGGCAAATTGCTGGGGGGATCGGAATTCTCGATTTCGATGGAGTCGATCAAAACGCTCGATTTTAGTCTCGGAAAAATCCGTTACCTCTCGGACATGGAACCGCGAAAAACCGAACACACTCCGTTTTGGGACTTGGAATACAAAGTCCTTCGCAATCGAAATTTCCAAGGCGACCCGTTGAAACTCGGAGACCAAGTTTACGAGCGGGGCCTGTGGATTCATTCGCAGACGCGACTGACCTACCGGATCGGTGGAGATTTCACTCGGTTTAAGGCGGTGATGGGAATCGACGAAGCTGTTGCCAGTAATGGGTTAGGTAATGTCGAGGTCATCATCAGTGGTGACGGCAAAGAGTTGCTGAAGCAGGTCGTCACAGGAACGGATGACCCAGTTGCTGTCGATCTTGATGTGAGTGATGTCATCAATCTTGAGATTTTCGTCGGCTTCAACGAGAAAGCCGGCAACTTTGATTTGTCCGACCATCTCGACTTGGCTGAAGCCCGCGTCATCAAGTAA